The Coffea eugenioides isolate CCC68of chromosome 8, Ceug_1.0, whole genome shotgun sequence genome has a segment encoding these proteins:
- the LOC113780961 gene encoding translation machinery-associated protein 22-like has protein sequence MAAEKPQPVQVPYCQVCTLPAEYCEFGPDFEKCKPWLIRNVPNLYPHLLQEANDKEAEKLSEQLQGPGISPAGSPAATAGEPSASKQEDVKRLPGGKIKRKEKQEVAIEKIVRNKRKCITTVKGLGLFGIKLSDASKKFGKKFATGASVVKGPTEKDQIDVQGDIAYDIVDFIRETWAEVPESAIFFIEDGKRVSAA, from the exons ATGGCAGCGGAAAAACCACAGCCGGTTCAAGTTCCCTACTGCCAGGTTTGTACGTTACCTGCAGAGTACTGCGAATTCGGGCCGGATTTTGAGAAATGCAAGCCGTGGTTGATCCGCAACGTTCCCAATCTCTACCCACACCTCCTCCAAG AGGCGAATGATAAAGAAGCAGAGAAGCTATCAGAGCAGCTTCAAGGGCCTGGTATATCCCCAGCTGGATCACCAGCTGCAACCGCtg GGGAACCTTCAGCCAGCAAGCAAGAAGATGTCAAACGACTTCCTGGTGGAAAAATTAAGAGAAAG GAGAAACAAGAAGTTGCTATTGAAAAGATTGTGCGGAATaagcgcaaatgtatcaccacAGTAAAAGGATTAGGACTATTTG GTATTAAACTTAGTGATGCTTCAAAGaagtttggaaagaaatttgctACAGGTGCATCTGTAGTTAAG GGACCGACTgagaaggatcaaattgatgtTCAAGGAGATATTGCTTATGACATAGTAGACTTCATTAGAGAAACATGGGCTGAG GTGCCAGAAAGCGCTATATTCTTTATTGAGGATGGGAAAAGGGTATCTGCAGCTTGA
- the LOC113781517 gene encoding UDP-sulfoquinovose synthase, chloroplastic produces MAHLLSTSCSLNISPSCKKPKCLLVNQCSSSGFPASFSLPTSTSRSKKLILHGKGPKRSSTIYAMAVSLSQESKAQPGSSFPQETGEAGSPKKVMVIGGDGYCGWATALHLSNRNYEVAIVDNLVRRLFDHQLGLDSLTPISSIHNRIRCWKSLTGKDIQLHIGDICDFEFLAETFKSFEPDAVVHFGEQRSAPYSMIDRSRAVFTQQNNVIGTLNVLFAIKEFRDECHLVKLGTMGEYGTPNIDIEEGYITITHNGRTDTLPYPKQASSFYHLSKVHDSHNIAFTCKAWGIRATDLNQGVVYGLRTDETAMHDELCNRFDYDGVFGTALNRFCVQAAVGHPLTVYGKGGQTRGYLDIRDTVQCVELAIANPAQRGEFRVFNQFTEQFSVNELAALVTKAGEKLGIEVKTVSVPNPRVEAEEHYYNAKHTKLIELGLKPHLLSDALLDSLLNFAIKYKDRVDPKQIMPSVSWRKIGVKPKTVAV; encoded by the exons ATGGCGCACTTGCTTTCTACCTCTTGTTCTTTGAATATCTCTCCGAGCTGCAAAAAGCCAAAATGCTTGTTAGTGAATCAGTGTTCATCATCGGGATTTCCCGCATCTTTTAGTTTGCCAACTTCAACCTCTCGTTCGAAAAAGCTCATCCTGCATGGAAAAGGGCCAAAAAGATCCTCCACCATCTATGCTATGGCTGTTTCTCTGAGTCAAGAATCCAAAGCTCAGCCTGGCTCTAGCTTTCCTCAAGAAACCGGTGAAGCTGGTAGTCCAAAGAAGGTCATGGTTATTGGTGGTGATGGTTACTGTGGTTGGGCTACTGCACTCCATCTATCAAACAGAAACTATGAAGTTGCTATTGTTGACAACCTTGTTCGTCGCCTTTTTGACCACCAGCTCGGTCTTGACTCCCTCACACCTATTTCGTCTATCCATAATCGTATCCGTTGTTGGAAGTCCCTTACTGGCAAGGATATCCAACTTCACATCGGGGATATATGTGACTTTGAGTTCCTGGCTGAGACTTTTAAGTCATTTGAACCTGATGCTGTTGTCCACTTTGGAGAGCAGAGATCTGCTCCTTACTCCATGATTGATAGGTCAAGAGCTGTATTTACCCAACAGAACAATGTCATTGGGACACTTAATGTTCTGTTTGCCATAAAGGAATTTAGAGATGAGTGTCACTTGGTGAAGCTTGGAACCATGGGAGAGTATGGGACCCCAAACATAGACATTGAGGAAGGTTATATTACAATTACTCACAATGGAAGGACAGACACTCTGCCTTATCCCAAGCAGGCAAGTTCTTTCTATCATTTGAGTAAGGTCCATGATtcccataatattgcatttACTTGCAAGGCGTGGGGAATCCGAGCCACTGATCTAAACCAAGGAGTAGTTTATGGTCTGAGAACAGATGAGACTGCAATGCATGATGAGCTATGTAATAGATTTGATTATGATGGAGTTTTTGGAACTGCGTTAAATAGGTTTTGTGTTCAGGCTGCTGTCGGTCATCCACTTACTGTCTATGGCAAAGGGGGCCAG ACCAGGGGATATCTAGATATAAGAGACACAGTTCAGTGTGTTGAGCTTGCAATTGCTAATCCAGCACAGAGAGGAGAATTCAGGGTCTTCAATCAATTCACGGAGCAGTTTTCTGTCAATGAACTTGCGGCCCTTGTCACGAAAGCTGGAGAAAAACTTGGCATTGAGGTGAAAACAGTATCTGTGCCCAACCCCAGAGTAGAGGCAGAGGAGCATTACTATAATGCCAAACATACAAAACTCATTGAGTTGGGTCTCAAGCCCCACCTTCTCTCTGACGCGCTTCTTGACTCGCTGTTGAACTTTGCCATCAAGTATAAGGATCGTGTTGATCCCAAACAGATAATGCCCAGTGtttcttggagaaaaattgGTGTCAAGCCAAAAACTGTTGCAGTATAA